Proteins found in one Pseudorasbora parva isolate DD20220531a chromosome 11, ASM2467924v1, whole genome shotgun sequence genomic segment:
- the LOC137092237 gene encoding uncharacterized protein isoform X1 — MKLKMIPYTTFRIHARRYIQPAIVHSWKTAQDGMLQQLRQQQNIVLGGDMRTDSPGHFSKFRSYSMMDLRTSTIIDLQLVQSNEVGGSNNMEKEGLRRSLDLLRAHGVTLDSIVTDRHPQIQKYLREANITQYYDVWHIVKGVSKKLLRISRNKDSKKLQKWYRSIKNHMYWTAASSSSGPERVAKWTSILNHIQDMHTHDDPIFPRCLHPQRTTTDKSKWLRAGTPAFFRLEKILRNKRILKDVEKLSPHHQTSSLEAFHRVILRFAPKNVSFSFLGMLCRLYLAALYFNENAGRPQTTTAAGEPLFKVVFPKYKKGQYSAKPVKVEPTFQYVDKLLELIFEFVVVDPTPYMDNILKISIPEDLASQFDKPVKQEVIDSYVSRFNQGQV; from the exons ATGAAACTGAAGATGATCCCCTACACAACCTTTCGAATTCATGCCCGGAGGTACATACAGCCTGCAATTGTACATAGCTGGAAGACAGCGCAGGATGGCATGTTGCAGCAGCTCAGACAGCAGCAGAACATTGTCCTAGGTGGAGACATGAGGACAGATTCACCAG GTCATTTTTCCAAGTTTAGAAGTTACTCAATGATGGACCTAAGGACCAGCACTATTATTGATCTGCAACTAGTTCAG AGTAATGAAGTTGGAGGGAGCAACAACATGGAGAAAGAGGGTCTGAGGAGGAGCCTTGATCTCTTGAGGGCACATGGTGTGACTTTGGAcagcattgttacagatcggcaccctcaaatacaaaaatacctGCGTGAGGCCAACATCACACAATATTATGATGTATGGCACATTGTAAAAG GAGTATCAAAGAAACTGCTGAGGATTTCTCGGAACAAAGACAGTAAAAAACTGCAGAAGTGGTATCGCAGTATAAAAAACCACATGTATTGGACAGCGGCTTCTTCTTCATCAGGGCCAGAGCGAGTGGCAAAGTGGACGTCAATTCTTAATCATATCCAagacatgcacacacatgaTGATCCCATTTTCCCACGGTGTTTGCATCCGCAACGCACTACAACAGACAAGAGCAAGTGGTTGAGAGCAG GGACACCTGCCTTCTTTCGATTAGAGAAGATCCTCAGAAACAAGAGGATTCTGAAGGATGTTGAAAAACTGAGCCCTCACCATCAGACCTCATCACTGGAGGCGTTCCACAGAGTAATTCTGCGCTTTGCGCCGAAGAATGTGTCCTTTTCTTTCCTGGGAATGTTATGCAG ACTCTACCTGGCAGCCctatattttaatgaaaatgcTGGGCGTCCCCAGACCACGACAGCAGCTGGAGAGCCACTGTTTAAGGTGGTTTTCCCAAAATACAAGAAAGGACAATACTCTGCAAAGCCAGTGAAAGTAGAACCAACCTTCC AGTATGTAGACAAACTGTTGGAACTTATCTTTGAGTTTGTTGTTGTGGACCCAACCCCTTATATGGACAATATTCTGAAAATCTCCATACCTGAGGATCTTGCATCCCAGTTTGACAAACCAGTCAAACAGGAAGTGATAGACAGCTACGTGTCTAGGTTTAATCAAGGCCAGGTCTGA
- the LOC137092237 gene encoding uncharacterized protein isoform X2, which yields MMDLRTSTIIDLQLVQSNEVGGSNNMEKEGLRRSLDLLRAHGVTLDSIVTDRHPQIQKYLREANITQYYDVWHIVKGVSKKLLRISRNKDSKKLQKWYRSIKNHMYWTAASSSSGPERVAKWTSILNHIQDMHTHDDPIFPRCLHPQRTTTDKSKWLRAGTPAFFRLEKILRNKRILKDVEKLSPHHQTSSLEAFHRVILRFAPKNVSFSFLGMLCRLYLAALYFNENAGRPQTTTAAGEPLFKVVFPKYKKGQYSAKPVKVEPTFQYVDKLLELIFEFVVVDPTPYMDNILKISIPEDLASQFDKPVKQEVIDSYVSRFNQGQV from the exons ATGATGGACCTAAGGACCAGCACTATTATTGATCTGCAACTAGTTCAG AGTAATGAAGTTGGAGGGAGCAACAACATGGAGAAAGAGGGTCTGAGGAGGAGCCTTGATCTCTTGAGGGCACATGGTGTGACTTTGGAcagcattgttacagatcggcaccctcaaatacaaaaatacctGCGTGAGGCCAACATCACACAATATTATGATGTATGGCACATTGTAAAAG GAGTATCAAAGAAACTGCTGAGGATTTCTCGGAACAAAGACAGTAAAAAACTGCAGAAGTGGTATCGCAGTATAAAAAACCACATGTATTGGACAGCGGCTTCTTCTTCATCAGGGCCAGAGCGAGTGGCAAAGTGGACGTCAATTCTTAATCATATCCAagacatgcacacacatgaTGATCCCATTTTCCCACGGTGTTTGCATCCGCAACGCACTACAACAGACAAGAGCAAGTGGTTGAGAGCAG GGACACCTGCCTTCTTTCGATTAGAGAAGATCCTCAGAAACAAGAGGATTCTGAAGGATGTTGAAAAACTGAGCCCTCACCATCAGACCTCATCACTGGAGGCGTTCCACAGAGTAATTCTGCGCTTTGCGCCGAAGAATGTGTCCTTTTCTTTCCTGGGAATGTTATGCAG ACTCTACCTGGCAGCCctatattttaatgaaaatgcTGGGCGTCCCCAGACCACGACAGCAGCTGGAGAGCCACTGTTTAAGGTGGTTTTCCCAAAATACAAGAAAGGACAATACTCTGCAAAGCCAGTGAAAGTAGAACCAACCTTCC AGTATGTAGACAAACTGTTGGAACTTATCTTTGAGTTTGTTGTTGTGGACCCAACCCCTTATATGGACAATATTCTGAAAATCTCCATACCTGAGGATCTTGCATCCCAGTTTGACAAACCAGTCAAACAGGAAGTGATAGACAGCTACGTGTCTAGGTTTAATCAAGGCCAGGTCTGA